In a single window of the Xylanimonas protaetiae genome:
- a CDS encoding RNA polymerase sigma factor has translation MDGRPDATRPARDAAWFDALFAAHAGALHRYFVRRLPDGGTRADAAEDLAAEVLATAWRRRVDVPEGAELPWLYATAGFVLANHRRKARAVPLAAVPDVPDDVDPAVLAVDDDQVRRALARLSPRDRQVLLLFAWDGLRGDDLATVLGVSRGGADAALSRARARLRVAWEAGDDAGVATAP, from the coding sequence ATGGACGGCCGCCCTGACGCGACCCGGCCCGCGCGCGACGCGGCGTGGTTCGACGCGCTCTTCGCCGCGCACGCGGGCGCCCTGCACCGGTACTTCGTGCGGCGCCTGCCCGACGGCGGGACGCGCGCCGACGCCGCCGAGGACCTCGCCGCAGAGGTGCTCGCCACCGCGTGGCGGCGTCGCGTGGACGTGCCCGAGGGCGCCGAGCTGCCCTGGCTGTACGCGACGGCCGGGTTCGTGCTCGCCAACCACCGCCGCAAGGCGCGCGCGGTCCCGCTCGCGGCGGTCCCCGACGTGCCCGACGACGTCGACCCGGCGGTCCTCGCCGTCGACGACGACCAGGTGCGCCGGGCGCTGGCCCGGCTCAGCCCGCGCGACCGGCAGGTGCTGCTGCTGTTCGCCTGGGACGGCCTGCGCGGCGACGACCTCGCCACGGTGCTGGGCGTCTCGCGCGGGGGAGCCGACGCGGCGCTGTCGCGGGCCCGGGCGCGGCTGCGGGTCGCCTGGGAGGCGGGCGACGACGCCGGGGTGGCGACGGCTCCCTGA
- a CDS encoding DUF4012 domain-containing protein produces MSSHEPAPSDAVDAITSSAPKAGRASTRRSRTRRVTLAAAAVALVAVVAGGVLLALDTLAARSALESAADRVPALQQALSPDADPATLDAGLAALQHDAATARARTDGPVWAVARRIPQLGPNLDAVARISAALDDVARTAVPALVDARAAVAGTQRTADGGIDLTALGALAPRLADARAAVASAATLADVDPASLLPEIADPLVRLRTRLATVADAVATADRVAGVVPPMLGADGPRTYLVLALTNAELRSGGGLPGAGLLVRVDAGHVEVLRQVAGVDIGPFATPVADLDPETAAIFTTRPAQFIQDVTLTPEFPTAAALAARMWALDQGEQVDGVVATDPVALAGLLRATGPVDVPGPGGSAPVRLDADNAVAVLESDVYGDGPDAGSVADAFFGSVVAATVARLESPDVDPAAVLRALTDGAGEHRVQVWSAHAEEQDRLAGTEVAGTFLSSPRAADAVGVFFDDTISGKMSWYLKSSVTHVSSRCTPDGREDTLDVTLTSTAPADAATALPTYVVGWPNGSFVPGTVRTVLRVAGPVGSPAPRLTRDGVVLGMDTHALAGRSMASGTITLAPGQTTTVRVTARATAAASTGGGLQPAGTLDVWSTPTAHDGGLRTVAVPVCGPLG; encoded by the coding sequence GTGTCCTCCCACGAGCCGGCCCCGTCCGACGCCGTCGACGCGATCACGTCCTCCGCCCCGAAGGCAGGCCGCGCGAGCACGCGCCGGAGCCGCACGCGCCGCGTCACGCTCGCCGCGGCCGCCGTCGCCCTCGTGGCCGTCGTGGCCGGCGGCGTGCTGCTCGCGCTCGACACGCTCGCCGCGCGGTCGGCGCTGGAGTCGGCCGCGGACCGCGTCCCGGCCCTCCAGCAGGCTCTCAGCCCCGACGCCGACCCGGCCACGCTCGATGCCGGGCTCGCCGCCCTCCAGCACGACGCCGCGACCGCCCGCGCGCGCACGGACGGGCCGGTCTGGGCGGTCGCCCGCAGGATCCCGCAGCTCGGCCCCAACCTCGACGCCGTCGCCCGCATCTCCGCCGCGCTCGACGACGTGGCGCGCACCGCGGTCCCCGCCCTCGTCGACGCGCGCGCCGCCGTCGCCGGGACGCAGCGCACGGCCGACGGCGGCATCGACCTCACGGCGCTGGGCGCCCTCGCCCCGCGCCTCGCCGACGCCCGCGCGGCCGTCGCGTCGGCGGCGACCCTCGCCGACGTCGACCCGGCGAGCCTGCTGCCCGAGATCGCCGACCCGCTCGTCCGGCTGCGCACGCGGCTCGCGACGGTCGCCGACGCGGTCGCGACCGCCGACCGGGTCGCCGGCGTCGTCCCGCCCATGCTCGGCGCGGACGGCCCGCGCACCTACCTGGTGCTCGCCCTGACGAACGCGGAGCTGCGGTCGGGCGGCGGCCTGCCCGGTGCGGGCCTGCTGGTCCGGGTCGACGCGGGGCACGTCGAGGTGCTCCGCCAGGTCGCGGGCGTCGACATCGGCCCGTTCGCGACGCCCGTGGCCGACCTGGACCCGGAGACCGCCGCGATCTTCACGACGCGGCCCGCGCAGTTCATCCAGGACGTCACCCTCACGCCCGAGTTCCCGACGGCGGCCGCGCTCGCCGCGCGGATGTGGGCCCTCGACCAGGGCGAGCAGGTCGACGGCGTCGTCGCCACCGACCCGGTCGCGCTCGCCGGCCTGCTGCGCGCCACGGGGCCGGTGGACGTCCCCGGACCGGGCGGGTCCGCCCCCGTGCGGCTCGACGCGGACAACGCCGTCGCGGTCCTGGAGAGCGACGTCTACGGCGACGGCCCCGACGCCGGGAGCGTCGCCGACGCGTTCTTCGGGTCGGTCGTCGCGGCGACGGTCGCCCGGCTCGAGTCCCCCGACGTCGACCCCGCCGCCGTCCTGCGCGCCCTCACCGACGGAGCGGGCGAGCACCGCGTCCAGGTGTGGTCGGCGCACGCCGAGGAGCAGGACCGGCTGGCGGGGACCGAGGTGGCCGGGACGTTCCTGTCGTCGCCGCGCGCGGCCGACGCCGTCGGGGTGTTCTTCGACGACACCATCTCCGGGAAGATGAGCTGGTACCTGAAGTCGTCGGTGACGCACGTGTCCTCCCGCTGCACGCCCGACGGGCGCGAGGACACGCTCGACGTCACGCTGACGTCCACCGCACCGGCGGACGCCGCCACCGCCCTGCCGACGTACGTGGTGGGCTGGCCCAACGGCTCGTTCGTGCCCGGCACGGTGCGCACGGTGCTGCGCGTGGCGGGCCCCGTCGGCTCCCCCGCGCCCCGGCTCACGCGCGACGGCGTCGTCCTCGGCATGGACACGCACGCGCTCGCCGGACGCTCGATGGCGTCGGGCACGATCACGCTCGCCCCCGGGCAGACGACGACGGTGCGGGTCACCGCGCGGGCCACGGCCGCGGCGAGCACGGGCGGTGGCCTGCAGCCCGCCGGCACGCTCGACGTCTGGTCGACGCCGACGGCGCACGACGGCGGCCTGCGGACCGTCGCGGTCCCGGTCTGCGGCCCGCTCGGGTGA
- a CDS encoding LPXTG cell wall anchor domain-containing protein produces MTRTTHQPKPRGRARAAALTAAVVALLAVSTGVAAADTEPSPGASTPATEATTPAPAPSDDLQYPPPPAPSIDVTVLQPVCDGDVPYLRYAVVPTGTPNDTVTITWQNPSGDDVVMADLPLTGRVLWPGAKVDANGKPLDWPGWTQQADGTWVQGDEFDWVRPSATVVFKVNPEATTTVTYPPSSPSCATNPPGKAEPTIKVDTLTPVCVEGVTYLKYGVTVTGTPNTTATLTWHNPSGGADFVQAGQPLRGTVLWPGAYPERFVDLKKSDGWELVNNMWENTRDFGWAVGTVDVTFKVNPEVTVPVTFPQDTAGCVRAAGVAGLLPRTGAEVMGLVGFAAGLLALGTTVVVLTRRRRA; encoded by the coding sequence ATGACCCGCACCACGCACCAACCGAAGCCGCGCGGCCGTGCGCGCGCGGCGGCGCTGACGGCGGCCGTCGTCGCGCTCCTCGCCGTGTCCACGGGCGTCGCCGCGGCGGACACGGAGCCGTCGCCGGGCGCCTCGACCCCGGCGACCGAGGCGACGACGCCGGCCCCGGCCCCGTCGGACGACCTCCAGTACCCGCCGCCCCCGGCGCCCAGCATCGACGTCACGGTGCTGCAGCCGGTCTGCGACGGCGACGTGCCCTACCTCCGGTACGCGGTGGTGCCCACGGGCACGCCGAACGACACGGTGACCATCACCTGGCAGAACCCGTCGGGCGACGACGTCGTCATGGCCGACCTGCCGCTCACCGGCCGCGTGCTGTGGCCGGGCGCCAAGGTCGACGCGAACGGCAAGCCGCTCGACTGGCCCGGCTGGACCCAGCAGGCCGACGGCACATGGGTCCAGGGCGACGAGTTCGACTGGGTCCGCCCGTCGGCCACGGTGGTGTTCAAGGTGAACCCGGAGGCCACGACCACCGTGACCTACCCGCCGTCGTCGCCGAGCTGCGCGACGAACCCGCCCGGCAAGGCTGAGCCGACCATCAAGGTCGACACGCTCACGCCCGTGTGCGTCGAGGGCGTCACGTACCTCAAGTACGGCGTCACGGTCACGGGCACCCCGAACACCACCGCCACGCTGACCTGGCACAACCCGTCGGGCGGCGCGGACTTCGTCCAGGCGGGCCAGCCGCTGCGCGGCACGGTCCTGTGGCCCGGCGCGTACCCGGAGCGGTTCGTCGACCTGAAGAAGTCGGACGGCTGGGAGCTCGTCAACAACATGTGGGAGAACACGCGTGACTTCGGCTGGGCCGTCGGCACCGTGGACGTGACCTTCAAGGTCAACCCTGAGGTCACCGTCCCGGTGACGTTCCCCCAGGACACCGCGGGCTGCGTCCGGGCGGCGGGGGTCGCCGGCCTGCTGCCGCGCACCGGCGCCGAGGTCATGGGCCTCGTCGGGTTCGCGGCCGGCCTGCTCGCACTCGGCACGACGGTCGTCGTGCTGACCAGGCGTCGCCGCGCCTGA